One stretch of Bradyrhizobium canariense DNA includes these proteins:
- a CDS encoding branched-chain amino acid ABC transporter permease, with amino-acid sequence MPSSIKHLLFLVAPLIVIFAVLPGVYQNHLLLFNFVIFLILAQGVNIIYGFTGYLPFGYVGFFGAGAYGFAIMVMQYQTPAPLAVIVAGIVGVALGLLLTPLLRLSGAYFAIANLAASLAVLHFVANPALENITRGPYGVSLTGTFNPTLAYAAAIVVLALTLGAVVFLKNSRFGLALQAVREDAVSASMAGVNVVRMRVIAWLASALVAGLAGGVYAWYVSVFYPDNVFSGDFSIFAIVFALFGGVATITGPIVGVIILYGIYNLIGFTTPQYFQLIYGLLIMGLVLFLPAGLVSLATRRGWNVP; translated from the coding sequence TTGCCTAGCTCCATTAAACATTTGCTGTTCCTTGTCGCGCCGCTGATCGTCATCTTCGCGGTGCTGCCGGGCGTGTACCAAAACCACCTGTTGCTGTTCAATTTCGTGATCTTCCTGATCCTCGCCCAGGGCGTGAACATTATCTACGGCTTCACCGGCTATCTGCCGTTCGGCTATGTCGGCTTCTTCGGCGCCGGCGCCTACGGTTTCGCGATCATGGTCATGCAGTACCAGACCCCGGCGCCGCTCGCGGTGATCGTGGCCGGAATCGTCGGTGTCGCGCTTGGGCTGTTGCTGACGCCGCTGCTGCGTCTGTCCGGCGCCTATTTCGCGATCGCCAATCTGGCCGCATCGCTCGCGGTGCTTCACTTCGTTGCCAATCCGGCGCTTGAGAACATCACGCGTGGGCCGTACGGCGTCTCGCTGACCGGCACGTTCAACCCGACCTTGGCCTATGCGGCGGCGATCGTCGTGCTCGCGCTGACGCTGGGTGCGGTGGTGTTTTTGAAAAATTCGCGGTTCGGCCTTGCGCTGCAAGCGGTGCGGGAAGACGCGGTCAGCGCCTCGATGGCGGGTGTCAATGTGGTGCGGATGCGTGTGATCGCGTGGCTGGCCTCGGCGCTGGTCGCAGGCCTCGCCGGTGGCGTCTATGCCTGGTACGTTTCGGTGTTCTATCCCGACAACGTGTTCAGCGGCGATTTCAGCATCTTCGCGATCGTGTTCGCGCTGTTCGGTGGTGTTGCCACGATCACCGGTCCGATCGTCGGCGTCATCATTCTCTACGGGATCTACAATTTGATCGGGTTTACGACACCGCAATACTTCCAGCTGATCTACGGGCTGTTGATCATGGGGCTGGTGCTGTTCCTTCCCGCAGGGCTGGTTTCGCTTGCAACGCGCAGGGGGTGGAATGTCCCCTGA
- a CDS encoding thiolase C-terminal domain-containing protein — protein sequence MRRNQVAVVGAAETTELGVIPNVSQIQLHADAALNAIADAGLKLSDIDGFATAVETPQQIAHYLGITPTWVDGTSVGGCSFMLHVRHAAAAIEAGLCKTVLITHAESGKSNIGRTPRMIGPDSLNGQFELPYGVTTPASMFPIPVLRYMKTHGITHEQIAMVAVVQREWAAKNPRATMKAPITVEDVLNSRMIAYPFRILQCCLVTDGGGALILTSADRAKDFPKKPVYILGTGESVETPMVSQMQTFDSSRAFRVAGPLAFKEAGIAHKDVDHLMIYDAFAHLPLYGLGDLGFMPHEETGKFIADGHTRPGGKLPLNTNGGGLSYMHSGMYGMYALQESVRQMRGIAPAQVPGAKISVCHGVGGMFAASGTIIFTNER from the coding sequence ATGCGCAGAAATCAGGTTGCCGTCGTCGGAGCTGCCGAGACCACCGAACTCGGCGTTATCCCCAACGTATCGCAAATCCAGCTGCATGCGGATGCGGCGCTGAATGCCATCGCCGATGCCGGATTGAAATTATCCGACATCGATGGCTTCGCTACTGCGGTCGAAACGCCGCAGCAGATCGCGCATTATCTCGGCATCACCCCGACCTGGGTCGACGGCACGTCGGTCGGCGGCTGTTCGTTCATGCTGCACGTCCGCCACGCCGCCGCGGCGATCGAGGCCGGGCTGTGCAAGACGGTGCTGATCACCCATGCCGAAAGCGGCAAATCCAATATCGGCCGCACGCCGCGTATGATCGGTCCCGACAGCCTCAACGGGCAGTTCGAGCTGCCTTATGGCGTAACCACGCCAGCCAGCATGTTTCCGATTCCGGTGCTGCGCTACATGAAGACCCACGGCATCACCCACGAACAGATCGCGATGGTCGCGGTGGTGCAGCGTGAATGGGCGGCGAAGAATCCGCGCGCCACCATGAAAGCGCCGATCACGGTCGAGGACGTGCTGAACTCGCGGATGATCGCCTATCCCTTCCGCATCCTGCAATGCTGCCTCGTCACCGACGGCGGCGGCGCGCTGATCCTGACATCGGCCGACCGCGCCAAGGATTTTCCGAAGAAGCCGGTCTATATCCTCGGTACCGGCGAGAGCGTGGAAACGCCGATGGTCAGCCAGATGCAGACTTTCGATTCCTCGCGCGCCTTCAGGGTTGCCGGCCCCCTCGCCTTCAAGGAAGCCGGCATCGCGCACAAGGACGTCGATCATCTGATGATCTATGATGCGTTCGCGCATCTGCCGCTCTACGGGCTCGGCGATCTCGGCTTCATGCCGCATGAAGAGACCGGCAAGTTCATCGCCGACGGCCATACGCGTCCGGGCGGCAAGCTGCCGCTCAACACCAATGGTGGCGGCTTGAGCTATATGCATTCCGGAATGTACGGCATGTACGCGCTGCAGGAGAGCGTGCGCCAGATGCGCGGCATCGCGCCGGCGCAGGTGCCGGGCGCGAAAATCTCGGTCTGTCACGGTGTCGGTGGCATGTTCGCGGCGAGCGGCACGATCATCTTTACGAACGAGCGGTGA
- a CDS encoding SDR family NAD(P)-dependent oxidoreductase, with the protein MAGTKSLQDKVIIVTGAGRGIGREIALLCAAEGAKVVVNDPGVAADGSGTSAAPAEEVVEEIKKRGGTAVANFETVAEAIPASRIVKAATDHFGKLDGVVNNAGILRDMIFHRMSVEAFESVIKVHLMGSFYVSHAAARLFREQESGSFVHFTSTSGLVGNFGQANYAAAKLGIVGLSKSIALDMNRFNVRSNCISPFAWSRLIGTIPTETEAEKARVAKIQQMGPEKIAPVAAYLLSDVAKDVTGQIFAVRMNEIFLMSQSRPLRSVHRGEGWTPQTIAEHGMPALKPSFYKLDRSADIFSWDAI; encoded by the coding sequence ATGGCCGGCACCAAATCACTCCAGGATAAAGTCATCATCGTCACCGGCGCGGGACGCGGCATCGGCCGCGAGATCGCGCTGCTGTGTGCGGCCGAAGGCGCCAAGGTCGTGGTCAACGACCCCGGCGTAGCGGCCGACGGTTCGGGAACCAGCGCCGCGCCGGCCGAAGAAGTGGTCGAGGAAATCAAGAAGCGCGGCGGCACCGCGGTTGCGAATTTCGAGACCGTTGCCGAAGCGATCCCGGCGAGCCGGATCGTCAAGGCGGCGACCGACCATTTCGGCAAGCTCGATGGCGTCGTCAACAATGCCGGCATTCTCCGTGACATGATCTTTCATCGCATGAGCGTGGAAGCGTTCGAATCCGTCATCAAGGTGCATTTGATGGGATCGTTCTACGTCTCCCATGCCGCCGCGCGGCTGTTCCGCGAGCAGGAAAGCGGCTCGTTCGTTCACTTCACCTCGACGTCGGGCCTTGTCGGCAATTTCGGTCAGGCCAATTACGCGGCAGCGAAACTCGGCATCGTTGGATTGTCGAAATCGATCGCGCTCGACATGAACCGCTTCAATGTGCGCTCGAACTGCATCTCGCCGTTCGCCTGGAGCCGCCTGATCGGAACCATTCCGACGGAAACCGAGGCCGAGAAGGCGCGCGTTGCAAAAATCCAGCAGATGGGACCGGAAAAGATTGCCCCGGTCGCAGCCTATCTCCTGAGCGACGTCGCCAAGGACGTCACCGGACAGATCTTTGCGGTGCGTATGAACGAGATTTTCCTGATGAGCCAATCCCGCCCGCTGCGCTCGGTGCACCGCGGCGAAGGCTGGACGCCACAGACCATCGCCGAGCACGGCATGCCGGCGTTGAAGCCATCGTTCTACAAGCTCGACCGCTCCGCCGACATTTTCAGCTGGGACGCGATCTAA
- a CDS encoding amino acid ABC transporter substrate-binding protein, whose translation MLKVTGAVLAAGLGIATQAMAADAPAEIKIGTLYASSGRYASISMPVFNGLKLWAEQKNADGGVYVKAFDKKIPVKLVAYDDQSNTATASTLYNQLVTQDKVDLLASDSGSVLTAPAATIARDRKMFLFDQTGTGASFFSKDNPYIALMADPVSTVWPKPVADFISNDGPGLGIKKVAILYSTNEFTGTQANAFRKFVKDSGAPIEIVYDQGIPTETTNYTVIINNIANTNPDAVIHFGYAPNDIAFLRNVQDVGTKFKMLFCIYAGLETELLEKNVGAKGLEHVFTYVPPSELDYPVNFGMTMKEYKAAWEKAYPDGKIEFGFNAVAGYTTGLVMEKTLSVATSLDQLELRRANFSLSGQLKTLDGTYALDEIGGQIGELTPLGQLELNEHEHIKFVSIYPHETATGKPVYPRP comes from the coding sequence ATGTTGAAGGTGACGGGCGCGGTATTGGCAGCAGGTCTGGGCATTGCCACGCAGGCAATGGCTGCTGATGCGCCGGCGGAAATCAAGATCGGCACGCTTTACGCGTCATCGGGGCGCTACGCCTCGATTTCGATGCCGGTTTTCAATGGTCTCAAGCTCTGGGCCGAGCAGAAGAATGCCGATGGCGGCGTCTACGTGAAGGCGTTCGACAAGAAAATTCCCGTCAAGCTTGTCGCCTATGACGACCAGAGCAACACCGCGACCGCGTCCACGCTGTATAACCAGCTCGTCACGCAGGATAAGGTCGATCTGCTGGCCTCCGATTCCGGTTCGGTGCTGACGGCGCCTGCGGCAACGATCGCACGCGACCGCAAGATGTTCCTGTTCGACCAGACCGGCACGGGCGCGAGCTTCTTCTCCAAGGACAATCCCTACATTGCGCTGATGGCCGATCCGGTCTCGACCGTCTGGCCGAAGCCGGTTGCCGACTTCATTTCGAACGACGGCCCCGGCCTCGGAATCAAGAAGGTCGCGATCCTCTATTCGACCAACGAATTCACCGGCACCCAGGCCAACGCATTCCGCAAATTCGTCAAGGATTCCGGCGCGCCGATCGAGATCGTCTACGATCAGGGCATTCCGACCGAAACCACCAACTACACCGTGATCATCAACAACATCGCCAACACGAATCCGGATGCGGTGATTCATTTCGGCTATGCCCCGAACGATATCGCGTTCCTGCGCAACGTGCAGGATGTCGGCACCAAGTTCAAAATGCTGTTCTGCATCTACGCGGGTCTGGAGACCGAGCTGCTGGAAAAGAACGTCGGCGCCAAGGGGCTTGAGCACGTGTTCACCTACGTGCCGCCATCGGAACTCGACTATCCCGTGAATTTCGGCATGACCATGAAGGAATACAAGGCGGCCTGGGAGAAGGCCTATCCCGACGGCAAGATCGAGTTTGGTTTCAACGCGGTCGCCGGTTACACCACCGGCCTGGTCATGGAGAAGACGCTGTCGGTCGCGACCAGCCTCGATCAGCTCGAACTGCGCCGCGCCAATTTCAGCCTGTCAGGCCAGCTCAAGACGCTGGACGGCACTTATGCGCTGGACGAGATCGGCGGCCAGATCGGCGAGTTGACGCCGCTTGGGCAGCTGGAGCTTAACGAGCACGAGCACATCAAGTTCGTCTCGATCTACCCGCACGAAACCGCAACCGGCAAGCCGGTCTATCCGCGTCCATGA
- a CDS encoding Zn-ribbon domain-containing OB-fold protein, with protein MAEPARARPKPTPETQHFWDGTQAGELRLQRCDACANVYFPPRPFCPSCASRKVSVFKASGQGKLYSYIIHHRPAPGFTPPYAIAVVELDEGPRMMTNIVDCPQTPEALELDMKLEVAFEKLDDKITLPLFRPAKG; from the coding sequence ATGGCCGAGCCAGCGCGCGCGCGACCGAAACCGACGCCGGAAACCCAGCATTTCTGGGACGGCACGCAAGCCGGCGAACTTCGCCTGCAGCGCTGCGACGCCTGCGCCAATGTCTATTTCCCGCCGCGCCCGTTCTGCCCCTCCTGCGCGTCGCGCAAGGTCAGCGTGTTCAAGGCCAGCGGCCAGGGCAAGCTCTATAGCTACATCATCCATCACCGCCCCGCGCCTGGCTTCACGCCGCCCTACGCCATTGCGGTCGTCGAACTCGATGAAGGTCCGCGGATGATGACCAATATCGTCGATTGTCCGCAAACGCCGGAGGCGCTCGAACTCGACATGAAGCTGGAAGTCGCATTCGAAAAGCTCGACGACAAGATCACCCTTCCCCTGTTCCGTCCGGCGAAGGGTTAA
- a CDS encoding ABC transporter ATP-binding protein: protein MSPDSAPILNVAKVVKRFGGFYALDGLSFHVVPGEILGLVGPNGSGKTTAINVISGLYAPDGGEVVMDGVSIGGMASHKLVHRGVNRTFQVPKPFLSLTVRQNIEVALAYGRAAVTPPTMAALLDEYRLADVADRPAADLNNVQQKMLDLVRALATRPRLLLLDELAAGCNPTELDWIAERIKALAQSGIAIIVVEHLMGFIEHITDRVIVMNAGKEIFEGKLAVAVQVPQVIEVFLGGEHAV from the coding sequence ATGTCCCCTGATAGCGCGCCCATTCTCAACGTTGCCAAGGTCGTCAAACGCTTCGGCGGTTTTTACGCGCTCGACGGCTTGAGCTTCCATGTCGTGCCCGGCGAAATCCTGGGACTGGTCGGGCCCAACGGTTCCGGCAAGACCACCGCGATCAACGTGATATCGGGCCTTTATGCGCCCGATGGCGGCGAGGTCGTCATGGACGGAGTATCGATCGGCGGGATGGCATCGCACAAGCTGGTCCATCGCGGCGTCAACCGCACCTTCCAGGTTCCCAAGCCGTTTCTGTCGCTGACCGTGCGTCAGAACATCGAGGTTGCGCTGGCCTATGGCCGCGCCGCGGTGACGCCGCCGACGATGGCGGCGCTGCTCGACGAATACAGGCTGGCTGACGTCGCCGACCGGCCGGCGGCCGACCTGAACAATGTGCAGCAGAAGATGCTCGATCTGGTTCGTGCGCTCGCGACGCGTCCGCGATTGTTGCTGCTCGATGAACTCGCGGCCGGCTGCAACCCGACGGAACTCGACTGGATCGCCGAACGCATCAAGGCGTTGGCGCAGTCCGGAATTGCGATCATCGTGGTCGAGCATCTGATGGGTTTTATCGAACATATTACCGATCGCGTCATCGTCATGAATGCGGGCAAGGAGATTTTCGAAGGCAAGCTCGCGGTTGCGGTTCAGGTGCCGCAGGTCATCGAAGTGTTCCTCGGAGGCGAGCATGCTGTCTGA
- a CDS encoding ABC transporter ATP-binding protein, with amino-acid sequence MLSEAAPLMKAVGVDAGYGTMQVLWGVDLDVRPGETVLLLGANGAGKTTFLKSLVGLIEARHGSIRLADTDVTRMRSSDRMRLGMTYMSELAVFPDLSIEENIRVGAQALGHADPGARVEELYGIFPVLRDKRRAPASSLSGGQRKMLGIAKALAAEPKLLVMDEPSAGLSPLFVKEVIRILSDLRGRGLALLIAEQNIGFLEVATRVFVLEGGRIRFSGTVAEMTDNEALRRAYFGLK; translated from the coding sequence ATGCTGTCTGAAGCTGCGCCGCTGATGAAGGCTGTCGGCGTCGACGCCGGTTACGGTACCATGCAGGTGCTTTGGGGCGTCGATCTCGACGTGCGCCCCGGCGAGACCGTGCTGCTGCTCGGCGCCAACGGCGCCGGCAAGACCACTTTTCTCAAATCGCTGGTCGGCCTGATCGAGGCCCGGCACGGCAGCATCCGCCTTGCCGACACCGACGTGACGCGGATGCGTTCCAGCGACCGGATGCGGCTCGGCATGACCTACATGTCGGAACTCGCGGTATTCCCGGATCTGTCGATCGAGGAAAATATCCGCGTCGGCGCGCAGGCGTTGGGGCATGCCGATCCCGGCGCGCGGGTTGAGGAGCTCTACGGCATCTTCCCGGTGCTGCGCGACAAGCGCCGTGCGCCTGCGTCCAGCCTGTCCGGTGGCCAGCGCAAGATGCTTGGCATCGCCAAGGCGCTTGCGGCCGAACCGAAGCTCTTGGTGATGGATGAGCCATCGGCCGGGCTGTCGCCGTTGTTCGTCAAGGAGGTCATCCGTATCCTCAGCGATTTGCGCGGGCGAGGCCTTGCGCTTTTGATCGCGGAGCAGAATATCGGATTCTTGGAAGTGGCGACGCGGGTGTTTGTATTGGAAGGCGGCCGCATCCGTTTTTCCGGCACGGTTGCCGAAATGACCGATAACGAGGCGTTGCGGCGAGCTTATTTCGGGCTGAAGTGA
- a CDS encoding acyclic terpene utilization AtuA family protein — translation MRTIRIGSGAGYSGDRIEPALELAEKGDIQYLVFECLGERTVALAQQARMKNPESGYDPLLEERMRAVLPACAAKGIKIVTNMGAANPEAAARKTAEIAKSLGLSSLKIAAIVGDDVLDACKDGDLPIMEFDGTIKQLGNRLLSANAYLGAEPMAQALSGGADVVITGRASDPALFLAPMIHAFGWAMDDWNLLGQGTVAGHLLECAGQITGGYFADPGYKDIQGLARLGFPIGEVREDGALVITKVAGSGGAVTAQTCKEQLLYEVHDPKRYLQPDVVADFSQVKVEEIAPDRVRVSGGRGTKRTDTLKVSVGYVDSYIGEGQISYAGPGALARGRLALDIVRERLKLSGVAASELRFELIGVDSLHGPEVSAHANEPYEVRVRVAGRTENLREAVRIGNEVETLYTNGPAAGGGAFKSARDVVAVASVLLPRERAKPQVRFVGA, via the coding sequence ATGCGCACGATCAGGATCGGATCCGGTGCCGGCTATTCGGGCGATCGCATCGAGCCCGCGCTCGAACTCGCTGAAAAAGGCGACATCCAGTATCTGGTCTTCGAGTGTCTCGGCGAACGCACCGTTGCGCTGGCGCAGCAGGCGCGGATGAAGAATCCTGAAAGCGGCTACGATCCGCTGCTTGAGGAACGGATGCGCGCGGTGCTGCCGGCGTGTGCCGCCAAGGGCATCAAGATCGTCACCAATATGGGCGCGGCCAATCCGGAAGCGGCCGCACGCAAGACCGCCGAAATCGCCAAATCGCTCGGACTGTCATCGTTGAAGATCGCCGCCATCGTCGGCGACGACGTGCTCGATGCCTGCAAGGATGGCGATCTCCCGATCATGGAGTTCGACGGCACCATCAAGCAGCTCGGCAACCGGCTGTTGTCGGCCAACGCCTATCTCGGCGCCGAGCCGATGGCGCAAGCGCTGAGCGGCGGCGCCGATGTCGTCATTACCGGGCGCGCCTCCGATCCCGCGCTGTTCCTGGCGCCGATGATCCACGCCTTCGGCTGGGCGATGGATGACTGGAATTTGCTGGGGCAGGGCACCGTCGCCGGGCATTTGCTGGAATGCGCCGGCCAAATCACCGGCGGCTATTTTGCCGACCCCGGCTACAAGGATATCCAGGGTCTGGCGCGGCTGGGCTTTCCCATCGGCGAAGTTCGCGAGGACGGCGCACTCGTCATCACCAAGGTTGCGGGTTCAGGCGGCGCGGTGACCGCGCAGACCTGCAAGGAGCAGTTGCTCTATGAGGTGCACGATCCCAAACGGTATCTCCAGCCCGACGTGGTCGCGGACTTTTCACAGGTGAAGGTCGAGGAGATCGCACCGGACCGCGTGCGTGTCAGTGGCGGGCGCGGCACCAAGCGCACCGACACGCTCAAAGTCTCGGTCGGCTATGTCGATAGTTATATCGGCGAGGGCCAAATCTCCTACGCCGGTCCCGGCGCGCTCGCGCGGGGACGGCTGGCATTGGACATTGTTCGCGAGCGGCTGAAACTGTCAGGCGTCGCCGCAAGTGAACTGCGGTTCGAACTGATTGGCGTCGACTCGTTGCACGGGCCGGAAGTCTCCGCGCACGCCAACGAGCCCTACGAGGTTCGCGTTCGCGTCGCGGGCCGTACCGAAAATTTGCGCGAGGCCGTGCGGATCGGCAACGAGGTCGAGACGCTCTACACCAATGGCCCGGCCGCCGGTGGCGGCGCGTTCAAATCGGCACGCGATGTCGTCGCGGTTGCCTCGGTTCTGCTGCCGCGCGAACGGGCGAAGCCGCAGGTCCGCTTTGTAGGGGCATAA
- a CDS encoding SMP-30/gluconolactonase/LRE family protein has protein sequence MTSLLTFPDKRDEGESDGFNRRTLLKGAAALATTVAMTSEASARDFGRGAEPQRYPDPDIVVINEKRFKAKVGNTSIKRLFTGCLWAEGPAWNAQGQYLVWSDIPNNRQLRYLDDDGHISEQFHKPSNEGNGNTFDFEGRQITCERTRLVRFEHDGALTVLAEQAGGKQLNGPNDVVVHPNDKSIWFTDPGYGAVSIYEGQKANTGSVQPYQKEAVYRLDALTGQVTKVADEPFKPNGIAFSHDYKKVYVCDTGITHYPNAKNIVWQYDLTGDKLSNPRTLIDMTLDGKSGFPDGMRVDTEGNVWVGAGWVGDGYDGVQIFAPDGERIGQIRLPETCANVCFGGKKRNRLFMAASQSLYAVYVETQGAHNC, from the coding sequence ATGACAAGCCTACTGACCTTTCCCGACAAACGAGACGAAGGCGAATCTGACGGTTTCAACCGCCGCACCCTGCTGAAGGGGGCGGCGGCGCTTGCCACCACCGTTGCGATGACGTCGGAAGCCTCAGCCCGCGATTTCGGTCGCGGCGCTGAACCTCAACGCTATCCCGATCCCGATATCGTCGTGATCAACGAAAAGCGCTTCAAGGCCAAGGTCGGCAACACCTCCATCAAGCGACTGTTTACGGGCTGTCTGTGGGCAGAAGGGCCCGCCTGGAACGCCCAAGGCCAATACCTTGTGTGGAGCGACATTCCCAACAACCGTCAGCTCCGCTATCTCGACGATGACGGCCACATTTCGGAGCAGTTTCACAAACCTTCCAACGAAGGTAACGGCAACACGTTCGACTTCGAAGGGCGGCAGATCACCTGCGAGCGGACCCGGCTTGTCCGCTTCGAACATGACGGCGCACTCACGGTGCTGGCCGAGCAAGCAGGCGGCAAGCAGCTCAATGGCCCGAACGACGTCGTCGTACACCCCAACGACAAATCGATCTGGTTCACCGATCCCGGCTATGGCGCGGTGAGCATCTACGAAGGGCAGAAGGCCAACACGGGCTCCGTGCAGCCTTACCAGAAAGAGGCGGTATATCGGCTCGACGCGCTGACCGGCCAGGTGACCAAGGTTGCCGACGAGCCGTTCAAACCGAACGGCATCGCTTTCAGCCACGACTACAAGAAGGTCTATGTCTGCGATACCGGCATCACGCATTACCCCAATGCCAAGAACATCGTCTGGCAGTACGACCTGACCGGCGACAAGCTCTCGAACCCGCGGACGTTGATCGACATGACGCTTGACGGCAAATCAGGCTTCCCTGACGGCATGCGGGTCGACACCGAGGGCAATGTCTGGGTCGGCGCAGGCTGGGTCGGCGACGGCTATGACGGCGTCCAGATCTTCGCGCCGGATGGCGAACGCATTGGCCAGATCCGCCTGCCCGAGACCTGCGCAAATGTCTGCTTCGGCGGGAAAAAGCGAAACCGGCTGTTCATGGCCGCGAGCCAGTCGCTGTATGCCGTCTATGTCGAGACCCAGGGCGCGCATAATTGCTGA
- a CDS encoding branched-chain amino acid ABC transporter permease, with protein MLIYALVAGVLFGLYFSLVGIGLNLVFGVMRIVNLAHGDILMLGAFVAFGVVSLAGIDPLFAVPLAFVIFVLVGVLLYWVLVPRLQGSVNPEMLSIILFFGLSQVIEAITTIFAGTSERSIQSRLLGTVFSTIRVKLFGGQAGASGPVQIFGQGFPAPWVIAAITSLIAIAFVYVYLYRTRLGTLTRAVMSRRDEALATGIDVDRVSAAAFGIGLGLASVAGVFAPFMFGSVTPAFGADATVTSFAIVVLGSLGNPLGTALGGVVYGVCYMLVQTYLSSWADLLPYVLLIFILLLRPSGLLGRRVRVA; from the coding sequence ATGCTGATCTATGCGCTCGTTGCCGGTGTTCTGTTCGGTCTGTATTTCAGTCTGGTCGGAATAGGTCTCAACCTCGTGTTCGGCGTCATGCGCATCGTCAACCTTGCGCATGGCGACATCCTGATGCTCGGCGCGTTCGTTGCGTTCGGCGTCGTGTCGCTGGCAGGCATCGATCCACTGTTTGCGGTGCCGCTGGCGTTCGTGATTTTCGTGCTGGTCGGCGTATTGCTCTATTGGGTCCTGGTGCCGCGGCTGCAGGGTTCGGTGAATCCGGAGATGCTGTCGATCATCCTGTTCTTTGGGTTGTCGCAGGTGATCGAGGCCATCACGACGATTTTCGCCGGCACCAGCGAACGCTCGATCCAGAGCCGGCTGCTCGGCACCGTGTTCTCGACCATCCGGGTCAAGCTGTTCGGCGGTCAGGCGGGGGCGAGCGGACCGGTGCAGATTTTTGGCCAGGGATTTCCCGCGCCCTGGGTGATTGCGGCCATCACCAGCCTGATCGCGATCGCCTTCGTCTACGTCTATTTGTACCGTACCCGCCTGGGCACGCTGACCCGCGCCGTGATGTCGCGGCGCGACGAGGCGCTGGCGACCGGCATCGATGTCGATCGCGTCTCCGCGGCGGCCTTCGGCATCGGCCTGGGCCTTGCGTCGGTTGCAGGCGTGTTCGCGCCCTTCATGTTCGGATCGGTGACGCCGGCGTTCGGCGCCGACGCGACCGTCACGTCATTTGCTATCGTCGTGCTGGGATCGCTCGGCAATCCCTTAGGGACGGCGCTCGGCGGCGTGGTGTATGGCGTCTGCTATATGCTGGTGCAGACCTATCTCAGCTCATGGGCCGACCTGTTGCCCTATGTGCTGCTGATCTTCATCCTGCTGCTGCGTCCAAGCGGCCTGCTCGGAAGGCGGGTGCGCGTTGCCTAG